The Thermonema lapsum genome window below encodes:
- a CDS encoding glycosyltransferase — MKVLYISPDGMTDPLGQSQVIPYLNGLAKKGVDITLMSLEKPERYKREATHIAEFLHPSIDWQPVRYLRRPPLLAQWANVCRLYRKASHLHRQKAFDFLHARSYIGAWVARRIKKRYGTPFLFDMRGFWADERIDGKIWQLNNPLHYWVYRYFKREERFFLQEAHHIISLTHAARDWMTTHWQVPVGKITVIPCCVDLEHFSKLRTARLCTVETPLRLIYLGSLGTWYLLDDMLRFFHHVRRFYPAATFVIVTREPESIVKDACARLQISPEGIEVRAAERQEVPALLAQADVGVFFIKPAFSKIASSATKMGEMLACGLPVIANEQVGDHDHLFSTYRCGILLRSKPSAKPWAYGYEDKAFEAVIEQLPAVISTPPQSFRAIASEYFSLEEGIKRYEEVYQRMARS, encoded by the coding sequence ATGAAGGTTCTTTACATTTCGCCTGATGGTATGACCGACCCTCTGGGGCAGTCGCAAGTGATACCTTATCTGAACGGCTTAGCCAAAAAGGGGGTTGATATTACCTTAATGAGCTTGGAAAAACCGGAGCGATACAAGCGTGAAGCCACCCATATTGCTGAATTTCTACACCCTTCTATTGATTGGCAGCCTGTGCGTTATCTACGTCGCCCCCCTTTGTTGGCTCAGTGGGCAAATGTTTGCCGTCTGTATCGGAAAGCCAGTCATCTGCATCGGCAAAAAGCATTTGATTTCCTGCATGCACGCAGTTATATAGGGGCGTGGGTTGCCCGCCGAATAAAGAAACGCTATGGTACCCCTTTTCTGTTTGACATGCGCGGCTTTTGGGCAGATGAGCGTATAGACGGAAAGATATGGCAACTGAACAATCCTTTGCACTATTGGGTATATCGCTATTTTAAAAGAGAGGAACGCTTTTTTTTGCAAGAAGCGCATCATATAATATCCTTGACACATGCTGCTCGAGATTGGATGACCACTCATTGGCAAGTGCCTGTCGGGAAAATAACAGTTATCCCCTGTTGTGTGGATTTAGAACATTTCAGCAAGTTGCGTACTGCCCGCCTGTGCACGGTCGAAACTCCTTTGCGTTTAATTTACTTAGGTTCACTGGGCACTTGGTATTTGCTTGACGATATGTTGCGGTTTTTTCATCATGTGCGTCGGTTTTACCCAGCAGCTACCTTTGTCATTGTTACCCGCGAACCGGAAAGCATAGTGAAGGACGCTTGTGCCCGTTTACAAATATCGCCTGAAGGCATAGAAGTGCGTGCAGCAGAGCGCCAAGAAGTACCCGCACTTTTGGCGCAGGCAGATGTGGGGGTGTTCTTTATCAAGCCGGCATTTTCAAAGATAGCCTCTTCGGCAACCAAGATGGGCGAAATGCTTGCCTGTGGTCTGCCCGTCATAGCCAATGAGCAGGTAGGTGACCACGACCATCTGTTTTCTACTTATCGCTGTGGCATTTTATTACGCTCAAAACCAAGCGCTAAGCCTTGGGCTTATGGCTATGAAGATAAAGCGTTTGAAGCGGTCATAGAGCAGCTACCGGCAGTGATAAGTACGCCGCCGCAGAGCTTCCGGGCTATAGCAAGCGAATATTTTAGCTTAGAAGAAGGAATAAAGCGCTACGAGGAAGTTTATCAACGAATGGCACGCTCATGA
- a CDS encoding YkgJ family cysteine cluster protein: protein MQVETLKTETKKAFKRLLQQKNRQRHIEQLAAELHQQVFATTDCLSCANCCRSIPPIVTGNDARRIAKYLGMKERDFVDAYLRMDEDGDQVMKTTPCPFLDEQNYCRIYEVRPKACAEYPHTDMRDFCKHASLHLRNAQWCPAAARIVNQIVEQCL from the coding sequence ATGCAAGTTGAAACATTAAAAACCGAAACAAAAAAAGCATTCAAAAGACTACTACAACAAAAGAACAGACAACGGCACATCGAGCAATTGGCTGCTGAACTACATCAACAGGTCTTTGCCACCACCGATTGCCTTAGCTGTGCCAACTGTTGCCGCAGCATACCGCCTATTGTTACGGGAAACGACGCACGCCGCATTGCTAAGTACTTAGGCATGAAAGAAAGGGATTTTGTAGATGCTTATCTTCGGATGGATGAAGACGGCGACCAGGTGATGAAGACCACCCCTTGCCCCTTCTTAGATGAACAGAATTACTGCCGTATTTATGAGGTACGCCCCAAGGCATGTGCCGAATATCCACATACCGATATGCGCGACTTTTGCAAGCACGCATCCCTTCATCTGCGCAATGCGCAATGGTGTCCTGCGGCTGCTCGTATTGTAAACCAAATTGTCGAGCAGTGTCTATAG
- a CDS encoding flavin reductase family protein, giving the protein MYKTIDPKEINTSELHSYLLGAVAPRPIAFASTIDSQGNVNVSPFSFFNVFGSNPPTLIFSPSRRVRDNTTKHTLENVQEVPEVVINVVNYAMVEQISLASTEYPKGVNEFVKAGFTELPSQKVKPPRVGESPVAFECKVKQVIETGKEGGAGSLIICEVVMVHIKEEVLDAHGKIDQHKIDLVGRLGGLWYVRASGDALFEVPNPSGSQNIGFDGLPSFLLETDRLTANELAKLARHEALPSPAQVKAFAESEEYRRQLPEQAKEEQIYALAKQYLRNNEVEKAWLCLLQLNNQSS; this is encoded by the coding sequence ATGTACAAAACCATAGACCCCAAAGAGATAAACACAAGTGAGTTGCACAGCTATCTGCTAGGTGCCGTGGCTCCGCGCCCCATTGCTTTTGCCAGCACCATAGACAGCCAAGGCAATGTAAACGTGAGCCCTTTCAGTTTCTTCAACGTTTTTGGTTCCAATCCACCCACTTTGATTTTCTCACCGTCACGGCGGGTGCGCGACAACACCACCAAACATACCCTCGAAAATGTGCAAGAGGTGCCCGAAGTGGTCATCAATGTGGTGAACTACGCCATGGTAGAACAAATCTCGCTGGCAAGCACCGAATACCCCAAGGGAGTAAATGAGTTTGTAAAAGCCGGCTTTACAGAGCTTCCTTCACAGAAAGTAAAGCCCCCTCGCGTGGGTGAATCGCCGGTAGCATTTGAATGCAAGGTAAAGCAAGTCATAGAAACAGGAAAAGAAGGGGGGGCAGGTAGCCTCATCATTTGCGAGGTGGTGATGGTGCACATTAAAGAAGAAGTACTCGATGCCCATGGTAAAATAGACCAACACAAAATTGACTTGGTAGGAAGGCTGGGGGGCTTGTGGTATGTGCGTGCCTCGGGAGACGCCTTGTTTGAAGTACCCAACCCCTCAGGCAGCCAAAATATTGGCTTTGACGGTCTGCCTTCGTTTTTGCTGGAAACCGACCGCCTGACTGCCAACGAATTGGCAAAGCTGGCACGCCATGAAGCACTTCCTTCGCCTGCCCAAGTAAAGGCTTTTGCTGAAAGTGAGGAGTACCGCCGGCAACTGCCTGAACAAGCCAAAGAAGAGCAAATATACGCCCTTGCCAAGCAATACCTGCGCAACAACGAAGTAGAAAAAGCCTGGCTTTGTCTTTTACAATTAAATAACCAATCATCCTAA
- a CDS encoding enoyl-CoA hydratase/isomerase family protein, whose product MSEQLLIQQEKHVKYITLNNPRRKNALTKSMMTGLSAAIQEAEKDGTRVIILQGAEGNFSSGADLMAGDELRADVTSYLKTAVNPTILAIRQTDIPVIASISGVCVGLGCNLALACDMLLASKEARFSQIFTNIALSADGGGSYFLPRMVGYQKAFEWMALASMVSAEEAYHYGMLNRLYETPQELQEGTRALAQQLAEGPFIAIKHTKANLRKGIEGSLEETLNLEAENQGKNFLTKDFLEGVQAFFEKRKPKYQGK is encoded by the coding sequence ATGAGCGAACAACTGCTTATTCAACAAGAAAAGCATGTCAAGTACATCACCCTGAACAATCCACGTCGTAAGAATGCCCTCACCAAAAGCATGATGACCGGCTTATCGGCTGCCATCCAAGAAGCAGAAAAAGACGGCACGCGTGTCATTATACTGCAAGGAGCAGAAGGCAACTTCAGCAGTGGCGCCGACCTGATGGCAGGCGATGAGTTGCGTGCCGACGTAACCAGCTACCTAAAAACAGCTGTTAACCCCACCATTTTGGCGATACGCCAAACAGATATCCCGGTCATTGCGTCTATCAGTGGTGTGTGTGTAGGTCTGGGTTGCAACTTGGCACTGGCTTGCGATATGCTGCTGGCGTCAAAAGAGGCGCGTTTCAGCCAAATATTCACCAACATAGCCTTGTCGGCAGATGGTGGCGGCTCTTATTTCCTGCCCCGTATGGTGGGGTACCAGAAAGCGTTTGAGTGGATGGCGCTGGCAAGCATGGTGTCGGCAGAAGAAGCTTATCACTACGGCATGCTCAACCGTTTGTATGAAACGCCACAGGAACTGCAAGAAGGCACCCGCGCGCTGGCGCAACAATTGGCAGAAGGTCCATTCATCGCTATTAAACACACCAAAGCTAATTTGCGCAAGGGCATAGAAGGTAGTTTGGAAGAGACTTTGAACTTAGAAGCCGAAAACCAAGGAAAGAATTTTCTGACCAAAGATTTTCTTGAAGGGGTACAAGCTTTCTTCGAAAAACGAAAACCAAAATATCAAGGCAAATAA
- a CDS encoding M61 family metallopeptidase, which produces MSSSSNATPYRFRIYYESPATQFLQIEARIPAPGEHLLLRLPVWRPGRYELANYAKYVRDFRAYDANGKPLNVKKYIKDGWYIDTSTVDEVLVQYDFYANRLDAGGCWLDEEQLYINFVNCILFSEEALDVPYEISLEVPPDYEIACALPLKNKTLYARNYYHLIDSPMIASATLKRNFYQVGQYTFYVWIQGNWTPDWHELLRNFEGFTKAQLDMMGEFPFEEYHFLIQIVPYRFYHGVEHTESTVVVLGPSEAMDTADMYDELLGICSHELFHVWNVCRIRPKELFPYDLTKECYFPTGFVVEGITSYYGDLFLIRSGVWKYNQYLRELNKYIKRHFENYGRYHRSLVEASVDLWLDGYSEVTPGRKVSIYAKGALVALILDFLIRKHSNGKASLDDVMRKMWHRFGKPFEKGYSLRDFKNIVAEVAGNPLEQFFADCVEGVVPLEKYIEPLMEEVGISFMTNYLNKGTELFNFQIQQREGKLLVSAIVPDSNASRHLRLNDELIAVNGKRTETIEQLQQLIGAQTVAHLIVSRQGYLKEVQLEADPVVSFKEYFLQLKNNLSQEQQKRLLAWLHQ; this is translated from the coding sequence ATGTCATCGTCTTCAAACGCAACGCCTTACCGTTTCCGCATTTATTATGAATCACCTGCTACGCAGTTTTTGCAAATAGAAGCGCGCATACCGGCACCCGGCGAGCATCTGTTGCTGCGTCTGCCAGTATGGCGTCCGGGGCGTTACGAACTTGCCAACTATGCCAAGTATGTACGTGATTTCCGGGCATACGATGCCAATGGCAAACCGCTGAATGTGAAAAAATACATTAAAGATGGCTGGTATATTGACACCTCCACGGTAGATGAGGTGCTGGTGCAATACGACTTCTATGCCAACCGGCTCGATGCTGGCGGATGTTGGCTTGATGAAGAACAGTTGTATATCAATTTTGTGAATTGCATACTCTTCTCAGAAGAGGCGCTTGATGTGCCCTATGAAATAAGCCTTGAAGTGCCCCCTGACTACGAGATTGCTTGTGCGTTGCCCCTTAAAAACAAAACGTTGTATGCACGTAACTATTATCACCTTATAGATAGCCCCATGATAGCCTCGGCTACCTTGAAACGCAATTTTTATCAGGTGGGGCAATATACTTTTTATGTGTGGATACAAGGCAATTGGACACCCGACTGGCACGAGCTGTTGCGCAATTTTGAAGGCTTCACCAAGGCGCAGCTCGACATGATGGGCGAATTCCCTTTCGAAGAGTATCATTTTTTGATACAAATCGTGCCCTATCGCTTCTATCATGGTGTAGAGCACACCGAAAGCACGGTGGTGGTGTTGGGACCCTCCGAGGCTATGGATACCGCCGATATGTACGACGAGCTGCTTGGTATTTGCTCACACGAGCTGTTTCATGTGTGGAATGTGTGTCGCATTCGCCCCAAAGAGCTTTTCCCTTACGACCTAACAAAAGAATGCTATTTCCCTACTGGTTTTGTGGTAGAAGGTATCACCAGTTACTACGGCGATTTGTTTTTGATACGCTCGGGTGTATGGAAATACAATCAGTATTTGCGAGAGCTGAACAAGTACATCAAGCGCCATTTTGAAAATTATGGAAGGTATCATCGCTCTTTGGTGGAGGCATCTGTGGATTTGTGGCTCGACGGCTATTCGGAAGTTACTCCCGGGCGCAAGGTGTCCATTTATGCCAAAGGCGCATTGGTGGCATTGATATTGGACTTCCTGATTCGTAAACACAGCAACGGCAAGGCTTCGTTAGATGATGTGATGCGCAAGATGTGGCATCGCTTCGGTAAGCCCTTCGAAAAAGGGTATTCGCTCAGAGACTTCAAAAACATAGTAGCCGAGGTGGCAGGCAATCCATTGGAACAGTTTTTTGCCGATTGTGTCGAGGGGGTGGTGCCTCTTGAAAAGTATATCGAGCCCCTCATGGAAGAGGTAGGCATCAGCTTTATGACCAACTATTTGAACAAAGGAACGGAGCTGTTCAATTTTCAGATTCAGCAAAGAGAGGGCAAGCTGCTTGTCAGTGCCATCGTGCCCGATTCGAATGCTTCACGCCATTTGCGCCTCAATGATGAACTGATAGCCGTCAACGGCAAACGTACCGAAACCATAGAACAGCTACAGCAGCTAATAGGAGCACAAACCGTAGCCCACTTGATTGTATCGAGGCAGGGGTATCTTAAAGAAGTTCAGCTCGAGGCAGACCCAGTGGTTTCCTTTAAAGAGTATTTTCTTCAGCTGAAGAACAATCTTTCCCAAGAACAGCAAAAGCGTTTATTGGCATGGCTTCATCAGTAG
- a CDS encoding aldo/keto reductase has product MMKYKLFGKSGLRVSELCLGTMTFGEEWGTGANKEESRKIFEAFVEQGGNFFDTANRYTEGTSEKWLGEFVKPQRDRYVIATKYTLYDDRTDPNAMGNHRKNMMRSVEGSLRRLNTDYIDILWVHMWDFTTPIEEVMRGLDDLVSAGKVHYIGISDTPAWIVAKANTLAEWRGWTPFIGLQIEYSLIQRTPEADLLPMAHHFDMCITPWSPLGAGLLTGKYNDGQIEGKGRLSPQSRKVTERNLHIARQVGEIANKLGVPASQVALNWLRRRHPQIIPIVGARRVEQLRESMGCLNWQLSEEHFRQLDEVSRVDLGFPHEFLRYDSVQDVIFGDHKHSIENHRLNR; this is encoded by the coding sequence ATGATGAAATACAAACTATTTGGAAAATCCGGCTTGCGGGTATCGGAGTTGTGCTTAGGCACCATGACTTTTGGCGAAGAGTGGGGAACTGGCGCTAACAAAGAAGAAAGCCGCAAGATATTTGAGGCTTTTGTAGAACAAGGCGGTAACTTTTTTGACACAGCCAACCGCTATACCGAAGGCACCAGTGAAAAGTGGTTGGGCGAATTTGTCAAGCCCCAGCGCGACCGTTATGTGATTGCTACCAAATATACTCTCTACGATGACCGCACCGACCCCAACGCCATGGGCAACCACCGCAAGAACATGATGCGCTCGGTAGAGGGCAGCTTGCGCCGCCTCAATACCGACTATATAGACATCCTGTGGGTGCATATGTGGGATTTCACTACGCCTATTGAAGAGGTGATGCGTGGGCTTGATGATTTGGTTTCGGCAGGTAAAGTGCACTATATAGGTATTTCCGATACACCGGCTTGGATTGTAGCCAAAGCCAATACGCTCGCCGAGTGGCGGGGATGGACCCCCTTTATCGGCTTGCAGATTGAATACAGTCTGATTCAACGTACCCCCGAAGCCGACTTGCTGCCTATGGCACACCACTTCGACATGTGCATTACACCTTGGTCTCCATTGGGTGCGGGTTTACTTACCGGCAAATACAACGATGGACAGATTGAAGGGAAGGGGCGCTTGTCGCCGCAAAGCCGCAAGGTAACAGAGCGCAACCTACACATTGCTCGGCAGGTAGGTGAAATAGCCAACAAATTGGGAGTGCCAGCATCCCAAGTGGCGCTTAACTGGTTGCGTCGCCGGCATCCGCAAATCATTCCCATTGTAGGAGCACGGCGGGTAGAACAACTCCGTGAGTCGATGGGCTGCCTGAATTGGCAGCTCTCCGAAGAGCATTTCCGTCAGCTCGACGAAGTCAGCCGGGTAGATTTAGGCTTTCCGCATGAGTTCTTGCGCTACGATAGCGTGCAAGATGTCATTTTTGGAGACCATAAACACAGCATAGAAAATCATCGCTTAAATCGGTAG
- a CDS encoding phosphoribosyltransferase family protein — MANIQATRILTDKQIKQKIERIAFEIYEENHTYEQIAFVGVAPTGYWLAEAIAGEYKKISKQSVGLHKIEVEKQAPVCGKVQLKAQAEELTNCPVILVDDVLNTGRTLIYALQPFYHIAIPKLQVAVLVYRDHKLFPVVPDFVGLALSTTLQNHVEVKKEGNQWECYLY; from the coding sequence ATGGCAAATATACAAGCTACACGCATCTTGACAGACAAGCAAATCAAACAAAAGATAGAGCGTATTGCCTTTGAAATTTATGAAGAAAATCACACTTACGAACAAATTGCTTTTGTAGGGGTGGCACCTACTGGTTATTGGCTGGCAGAGGCAATTGCCGGAGAGTACAAGAAAATAAGTAAGCAAAGCGTGGGCTTGCATAAAATAGAGGTAGAAAAACAGGCACCCGTATGCGGCAAAGTGCAATTGAAAGCGCAAGCCGAAGAGTTGACCAACTGCCCGGTCATCTTGGTGGACGATGTGCTTAATACCGGGCGCACCTTGATTTACGCTCTGCAGCCTTTTTACCATATTGCCATTCCCAAACTACAAGTGGCTGTTTTGGTGTATCGCGACCATAAACTATTCCCCGTAGTGCCCGATTTCGTGGGCTTGGCGTTATCTACCACCCTGCAGAATCATGTAGAGGTAAAAAAAGAAGGTAACCAGTGGGAGTGCTATCTTTACTGA
- the lpcA gene encoding D-sedoheptulose 7-phosphate isomerase: MASSVEHLIVSELTTAAEVLQRFMNDPTNVQAIATAADYMVQAIRAQGKIMACGNGGSYCDALHFVEELTGRYRQDRPALPAVLLGDAAHLTCVGNDYGFEYVFSRAVEALGQPGDVLVAISTSGNSANVLRAAESAQKKGIRVIGLTGKDGGQLAQMADIALIVPYQGYADRIQEVHIKVIHLWIALIERQLGYTSLQQ, encoded by the coding sequence ATGGCTTCATCAGTAGAACACTTGATAGTGAGTGAGTTGACCACTGCTGCAGAGGTGCTGCAGCGGTTTATGAATGACCCGACAAACGTACAAGCCATTGCCACTGCTGCCGACTATATGGTGCAGGCAATTCGTGCACAAGGTAAAATAATGGCTTGCGGCAATGGTGGGTCTTATTGCGATGCCCTGCATTTTGTAGAAGAGCTGACGGGGCGCTATCGCCAAGACCGACCTGCTTTGCCAGCGGTTTTGTTGGGCGATGCAGCACACTTGACCTGCGTAGGCAACGACTACGGTTTTGAATATGTATTCTCTCGGGCTGTGGAAGCCTTAGGTCAGCCCGGCGATGTGTTGGTGGCTATTTCAACCAGTGGCAACTCCGCCAACGTTTTGAGAGCCGCCGAGTCTGCTCAGAAAAAAGGAATAAGGGTCATTGGATTGACCGGAAAAGACGGTGGGCAGTTGGCTCAGATGGCAGACATCGCCTTGATAGTGCCTTACCAAGGATATGCCGACCGCATCCAAGAAGTGCACATCAAGGTGATTCATCTGTGGATAGCCCTCATAGAGCGGCAATTGGGCTATACTTCACTGCAACAATAA
- the elbB gene encoding isoprenoid biosynthesis glyoxalase ElbB — translation MKPKVAVLLSGCGVYDGAEIHEAVCTLLSLQQLGAEPVCVAPNIPQYHVINHLSGEEMPESRNVLIEAARIARGNILDIEQAKVENFDALAMPGGFGVAKNFTTWAFKGPDGDIIGSVKQFIRAFYEAQKPIAAVCMSPTTVAKALEGTNARLKLTIGTTTAASPYDIAGIQEGLRKVGAEPVNKTVNEIMIDEENRLVTSPCYMMEASIVDIYEGVKKTMQALLAMVKEQATA, via the coding sequence ATGAAACCCAAAGTAGCTGTATTATTGTCAGGATGCGGTGTGTATGATGGTGCCGAAATACATGAAGCCGTTTGTACCCTGCTGAGTTTGCAGCAATTGGGTGCCGAGCCCGTGTGCGTAGCCCCTAACATACCGCAGTACCATGTCATCAATCATTTGAGCGGGGAAGAGATGCCCGAAAGCCGCAATGTGCTGATTGAAGCAGCACGCATTGCTCGGGGCAATATCTTAGACATAGAGCAGGCAAAAGTAGAAAACTTCGATGCCTTGGCAATGCCCGGAGGCTTTGGGGTAGCCAAAAACTTTACCACTTGGGCATTTAAAGGACCCGATGGCGATATTATCGGCAGCGTGAAGCAGTTTATCAGGGCATTTTATGAAGCCCAAAAACCCATTGCAGCTGTCTGCATGTCGCCTACCACTGTTGCCAAAGCACTGGAAGGCACAAATGCCCGCTTGAAGCTTACCATCGGAACTACTACTGCTGCCTCGCCTTACGATATTGCAGGCATACAAGAAGGTTTGCGCAAGGTAGGGGCAGAGCCCGTAAATAAAACAGTGAATGAAATCATGATAGATGAAGAAAACCGCTTGGTTACTTCGCCCTGCTATATGATGGAAGCTTCGATAGTAGATATTTATGAAGGTGTAAAGAAAACCATGCAAGCCCTGTTGGCTATGGTGAAAGAACAAGCGACTGCATAA
- the lysA gene encoding diaminopimelate decarboxylase has protein sequence MELINRQYCLQGIPVTDLCKQFGTPLYVYDASKIEQQVKHMQQAFEQMPVQIKYALKALNNQAILQLMKRLGVGLDAVSIQEVELGLKAGFEPHEILFTPNSVGFEEIKQAVDYGVVVNIDNISILEQFGHTYGSDVPCCIRLNPHIMAGGHHKISTGHIDSKFGISILQMRHLQRVIQTYAIRVNGLHMHTGSDILDAEVFLQGARILFDIAREFPALDFIDFGSGFKVAYKEGDVVTDLETLAQRLKAEYRAFSKEYGKEVEIWFEPGKYLVSEAGYLLVKANVVKTTPATVFVGVNSGLNHLIRPMMYDAYHEIVNASNTEGAKRIYTVVGYICETDTFGWDRQLHEVREGDILVILNAGAYGFTMSSNYNARPRPAEVLLYKGKPYLIRKAESLDDLLRNQLPMPWEEADRAAKQTTVKEK, from the coding sequence ATGGAACTTATCAACCGGCAGTATTGCCTTCAAGGCATCCCTGTGACAGACTTGTGCAAGCAATTTGGCACGCCTCTTTATGTATATGATGCTTCCAAAATAGAGCAGCAGGTAAAACATATGCAACAGGCATTTGAGCAAATGCCCGTGCAAATAAAGTATGCGCTCAAAGCATTGAACAATCAGGCGATTTTGCAGTTGATGAAACGCTTGGGGGTGGGGCTGGACGCCGTCTCTATTCAAGAAGTAGAATTGGGCTTAAAAGCCGGTTTCGAACCCCACGAAATCTTGTTTACCCCCAACAGCGTGGGCTTTGAAGAGATAAAACAGGCAGTGGACTATGGAGTGGTAGTGAATATAGACAACATATCCATCTTGGAGCAGTTTGGGCACACTTACGGCAGCGACGTGCCTTGCTGCATACGCCTGAATCCTCACATTATGGCGGGTGGACACCATAAAATCTCTACCGGGCATATCGATTCAAAATTTGGCATTTCCATCCTTCAAATGCGCCATTTACAGCGGGTGATTCAGACGTACGCCATTCGGGTGAACGGCTTGCATATGCATACTGGCTCCGATATCCTCGATGCAGAAGTATTTTTGCAGGGTGCCCGCATCTTGTTTGATATTGCCCGCGAATTTCCTGCACTGGATTTTATCGATTTCGGCAGTGGTTTTAAAGTGGCATACAAAGAAGGCGACGTGGTTACCGACCTCGAAACGCTTGCCCAGCGCTTAAAAGCTGAGTACCGGGCGTTTAGTAAAGAGTATGGCAAAGAGGTGGAAATATGGTTTGAACCGGGAAAATACTTGGTGAGTGAAGCCGGTTATTTGCTTGTGAAAGCCAATGTAGTGAAGACCACGCCCGCTACGGTTTTTGTAGGGGTCAATTCTGGTTTGAACCACCTCATCCGCCCGATGATGTACGATGCTTATCACGAAATTGTGAACGCATCGAATACAGAAGGAGCCAAGCGCATTTACACAGTTGTAGGCTATATCTGCGAAACCGACACTTTCGGTTGGGACCGCCAATTGCATGAGGTGCGCGAAGGCGATATTTTGGTTATTCTCAATGCCGGTGCCTATGGGTTCACTATGAGCTCCAACTACAATGCGCGTCCGCGCCCGGCAGAAGTACTACTCTATAAGGGCAAACCTTATTTGATTCGGAAGGCAGAATCTCTTGACGACCTTTTGCGTAACCAATTGCCAATGCCTTGGGAAGAAGCAGACCGTGCTGCTAAGCAAACCACGGTCAAAGAAAAATAA
- a CDS encoding glycosyltransferase family 4 protein, with translation MKKRILFLAPYPQGEAPSQRFRFEQYYGYLKAEGFEIHFQSFWDRQAWQILYCPGNWGAKFFGLLRGFLRRLSLLWRARRYNFVFVHRELTPVGPPVLEWWISRVLKKKLIYDFDDAIWLPNTSKQNRMVAFIKWHSKVKNICRYAHKVSVGNDYLAEFARQWNPAVVTIPTTIDTDYHRPVAQKNMASDTIILGWTGTHSTLPYLKIIAPILWQLAEKYNIQVRVICNVAPDFELPALDFVQWSKEREIEDLQAIDIGLMPLIDDAWAKGKCGFKALQYMALEIPPVVSPVGVNTQIVAHGQRGFCAHTAEDWYHYLEQLIREPDLRLKLGQAGRSFVEKHYSVRANQMSVVRLFA, from the coding sequence ATGAAAAAACGCATTTTGTTTCTGGCGCCTTATCCACAAGGCGAAGCACCTTCACAGCGGTTTCGCTTCGAACAGTACTACGGCTATCTGAAAGCCGAAGGATTCGAAATACACTTCCAGAGCTTCTGGGACCGGCAAGCTTGGCAAATACTCTACTGTCCGGGCAATTGGGGCGCTAAGTTTTTTGGATTGTTGCGGGGCTTTTTGCGGCGCCTGTCTTTGTTATGGCGGGCGAGACGCTACAACTTCGTCTTTGTGCATCGTGAGTTGACCCCGGTGGGTCCACCCGTATTGGAGTGGTGGATAAGTCGAGTGCTCAAAAAAAAACTTATCTATGATTTCGATGATGCCATTTGGCTGCCCAACACCTCGAAACAAAATCGTATGGTTGCCTTTATCAAGTGGCATTCTAAAGTGAAAAATATCTGCCGTTATGCCCATAAGGTAAGCGTAGGTAACGACTATTTGGCTGAGTTTGCACGCCAATGGAACCCTGCGGTGGTAACGATTCCAACAACCATTGATACAGACTATCATCGTCCGGTGGCACAGAAAAATATGGCATCGGATACCATCATACTTGGCTGGACAGGAACCCACTCTACCTTGCCTTACCTGAAAATCATAGCCCCCATTTTATGGCAATTGGCAGAAAAGTATAACATACAAGTGCGGGTAATCTGTAATGTCGCTCCTGACTTCGAACTGCCTGCCTTAGACTTTGTGCAATGGTCCAAAGAGCGGGAAATCGAAGACCTGCAAGCCATAGACATCGGTTTGATGCCTTTGATAGATGACGCATGGGCAAAGGGCAAATGTGGATTTAAAGCATTGCAATACATGGCATTGGAAATACCGCCTGTGGTATCACCTGTGGGGGTAAACACGCAGATAGTGGCACATGGGCAGCGGGGTTTTTGCGCCCATACCGCCGAAGATTGGTATCACTATTTGGAACAGCTCATCCGAGAGCCCGATTTACGACTAAAACTTGGGCAAGCAGGGCGCTCTTTTGTGGAGAAACACTACTCTGTGCGTGCCAATCAAATGAGCGTGGTGCGTTTGTTTGCGTAA